A genomic region of Papaver somniferum cultivar HN1 chromosome 7, ASM357369v1, whole genome shotgun sequence contains the following coding sequences:
- the LOC113298290 gene encoding uncharacterized protein LOC113298290: protein MNGRFKTIDDSYSYESAKDKSWPIYCPLQTKITTTQKAFYSSFIGNQPIWFLKRSIKCLSIYISLCVIFGSHSASSTFISRKRVYHCVIGDVVILLSLTGFRNYLERLFTLLARGTRERPMDTHHTRAVSNQKSLARHANLADLSQYIQLRE, encoded by the exons ATGAATGGGCGTTTTAAGACGATCGACGACTCATATTCCTATGAAAGTGCAAAAGATAAATCGTGG CCCATTTATTGTCCGTTACAAACCAAAATCACCACCACTCAAAAGGCGTTTTATTCTTCATTCATTGGTAATCAACCCATTTGGTTTTTGAAACGCTCTATCAAATGTTTGAGTATATATATATCTCTTTGTGTAATCTTCGGCTCCCACTCCGCAAGTTCAACATTCATCTCCAGGAAAAGAGTTTACCATTGTGTTATTGGTGATGTTGTCATTCTCCTTTCTCTTACAG GGTTTAGAAATTACTTGGAAAGGTTGTTTACACTGCTAGCGAGAG GAACTAGGGAAAGACCCATGGATACTCATCATACGCGGGCTGTTAGCAATCAAAAATCTCTCGCAAGACATGCCAATCTAGCAGACCTCTCGCAGTATATACAACTGCGAGAATAA
- the LOC113295137 gene encoding rRNA 2'-O-methyltransferase fibrillarin-like produces the protein MMIEEEGRGGSVTGGRGRGGKTGGRGRGGGNVGGRVGGVTGGRGGGVTGGLGGGETGDRVGETGDRGGGGGICVWGRGRGTPTAAPISSTPSPPSISEVCSSSGSPNVD, from the exons atgatgattgaagaagaag GTCGGGGTGGTAGTGTCACTGgaggtcgtggtcgtggtggtaAAACTGGAGGTCGTGGTCGGGGTGGTGGAAATGTTGGCGGTCGTGTTGGTGGTGTAACTGGAGGTCGTGGTGGTGGTGTAACTGGAGGTCTTGGAGGCGGTGAAACTGGAGATCGTGTTGGTGAAACTGGAGatcgtggtggtggtggtggtatttgTGTTtggggaagaggaagaggaacacCAACAGCAGCACCCATATCTTCGACTCCTTCTCCTCCTTCAATTTCTGAAGTTTGTTCATCTTCTGGATCACCAAACGTGGATTGA